A genomic stretch from Helianthus annuus cultivar XRQ/B chromosome 1, HanXRQr2.0-SUNRISE, whole genome shotgun sequence includes:
- the LOC110878166 gene encoding protein IQ-DOMAIN 14, with protein sequence MGKKGHWFSAIKKVFTHNSKDKSSNETEKKNSNEKKGRGKLKHGESRSFIPLFREPSSIEKILGEVDQQLLFIGNPTHVEQPTTPQPSFSGKPPSPRVTSQRATSPRVASNRTASPRVRSPRAVSPKSSPPRVVRKRSEINYRPEPTLSYHHRSATVIQAAYRGYMARRSYRALRGLVRLQGVVRGQNVKRQTVNAMKQMQLLVRVQTQIQSRRIQMLENEALERQTHKEVESLGGKQTFSNLLEMGDGDWDDSLITKEEREARLQRKMEAVIKRERAMAYAYSHQLWKATPKSAQNALTEIRSGGFPWWWNWLERQLPSDEPTKNPEYTPTPPRPNVTPKTSPHPQSGTYKRTGFSFDNLRTPTPKSSKSTVPTPSRPLITPTQTPPSTTPNMMKHYKTKGSVSGSPYPLKDDDSLMSCPPFSVPNYMSPTVSAKAKARPTGNPKDRIPSSAASETSKRRFSFPLTQNIGSSFKWNKKSSNKDSTTLEAQTVLKKHKSPRSIGDLSVDSTISMPAAFGRKPFNRFV encoded by the exons ATGGGGAAAAAAGGGCATTGGTTTTCTGCAATCAAGAAGGTTTTCACACACAATTCAAAAGACAAGTCGTCAAAT GAAACCGAGAAGAAAAATTCCAACGAAAAGAAGGGCCGAGGGAAATTAAAACATGGAGAAAGCAGATCATTCATACCTCTATTTAGAGAGCCAAGCAGCATCGAGAAAATCTTGGGGGAAGTTGATCAACAGTTATTGTTTATTGGTAATCCTACACATGTCGAGCAACCAACAACCCCACAACCTTCATTTTCGGGCAAGCCCCCCTCTCCTAGGGTCACTTCTCAACGAGCCACTTCTCCTAGGGTTGCTTCAAACCGAACCGCTTCTCCTCGGGTGCGTTCCCCTAGGGCGGTATCCCCTAAAAGTTCCCCTCCGAGAGTTGTTCGTAAGCGCTCGGAGATTAACTATAGACCCGAGCCAACTCTTAGCTACCACCACCGATCTGCCACCGTAATTCAGGCTGCATATAGAGGTTATATG GCGAGGAGGAGTTACCGCGCTTTGAGGGGTCTTGTGAGGCTGCAAGGAGTTGTAAGAGGCCAAAATGTGAAGCGACAAACCGTGAATGCCATGAAACAGATGCAGCTGTTGGTGAGAGTCCAAACGCAAATTCAGTCGCGAAGAATCCAAATGTTGGAAAACGAAGCACTTGAACGCCAAACGCACAAGGAAGTCGAGAGTTTAGGAGGCAAACAAACCTTTAGTAACCTA CTGGAAATGGGCGACGGGGACTGGGATGATAGCTTGATAACGAAAGAAGAACGAGAAGCAAGATTACAAAGAAAAATGGAGGCGGTCATCAAGAGAGAACGCGCCATGGCGTATGCATACTCCCACCAG TTATGGAAAGCAACACCAAAATCAGCTCAAAACGCACTGACAGAGATCCGGTCCGGTGGTTTTCCATGGTGGTGGAACTGGTTAGAACGTCAACTTCCTTCCGATGAACCCACCAAAAACCCCGAATACACACCCACACCACCACGTCCGAACGTCACTCCCAAAACGAGCCCACATCCTCAATCCGGCACCTACAAACGGACCGGTTTCTCGTTCGACAATCTCCGCACACCCACACCTAAGTCATCAAAATCGACAGTTCCGACTCCTTCTCGCCCGCTTATCACTCCAACACAAACCCCACCTTCGACAACTCCAAACATGATGAAACACTACAAAACAAAAGGCAGTGTATCCGGTTCGCCTTACCCGTTAAAAGACGACGATAGTTTAATGAGCTGCCCGCCATTTTCGGTCCCTAACTACATGAGTCCTACTGTTTCGGCTAAAGCCAAAGCGAGACCAACCGGCAACCCCAAAGACCGGATTCCGAGTTCTGCAGCTAGCGAGACGTCAAAGAGAAGGTTTTCGTTCCCTTTAACGCAAAACATCGGGTCATCGTTTAAATGGAATAAGAAGTCTTCGAACAAGGATTCTACGACGCTTGAGGCGCAGACGGTGTTGAAGAAACATAAATCTCCGCGTTCTATCGGGGATTTAAGCGTGGATTCCACCATTTCTATGCCGGCTGCATTTGGGAGGAAACCATTTAACAGATTTGTGTGa